The Streptococcus sp. VT 162 genome has a window encoding:
- a CDS encoding sulfurtransferase, which produces MFHLLFTKIDSISTSELEAKLREPIQLLDVRTPMEFRRGHIKNAKNVPLTEIGSYTPATKETLYVICHSGVRSKLAAKKLKKKGYDVINVRGGMSAWTGKVI; this is translated from the coding sequence ATGTTTCACTTATTATTTACAAAAATTGACAGTATTTCTACCAGCGAGTTAGAAGCTAAACTCAGAGAACCGATTCAACTACTGGATGTTCGGACGCCTATGGAATTCCGTAGAGGTCATATTAAAAATGCCAAGAATGTCCCTCTAACTGAAATTGGTTCCTACACACCAGCGACAAAAGAAACACTTTATGTCATTTGTCATTCTGGTGTGCGAAGCAAACTAGCTGCGAAAAAGCTTAAGAAAAAAGGCTATGATGTCATCAATGTCCGAGGCGGTATGAGCGCTTGGACAGGTAAGGTCATCTAG
- a CDS encoding acetyltransferase: protein MASEYQKMIAGEPYRPSDPELRTLAQASRQKQAAFNKEEDPLKGAEIIKTWFGSTGQNLYVNPRLVVDYGVNIHLGENFYSNWNLTMLDVCPIRIGNNAMLGPNCQFLTPLHPLDPDERNSGVEYGKPITIGDNFWAGGGVIVLPGVTLGNNVVAGAGAVITKSFGDNVVLGGNPARVIKEIPVKEN from the coding sequence ATGGCTAGCGAATACCAGAAAATGATAGCAGGGGAGCCTTACCGTCCGTCGGATCCTGAATTACGGACCTTGGCGCAGGCTTCTCGCCAAAAACAGGCTGCCTTTAACAAGGAAGAAGATCCCTTGAAGGGAGCGGAGATTATCAAGACTTGGTTTGGCTCAACTGGGCAAAATCTCTATGTCAATCCACGCTTGGTGGTCGATTATGGAGTCAATATCCATCTAGGGGAAAATTTTTATTCTAATTGGAACTTGACAATGCTGGATGTTTGTCCGATTCGCATTGGGAACAACGCCATGCTTGGCCCCAACTGTCAGTTTTTAACCCCACTCCATCCACTGGATCCGGATGAACGCAATTCAGGGGTCGAATACGGCAAGCCCATCACCATCGGAGACAATTTCTGGGCTGGAGGTGGCGTCATTGTCCTTCCTGGAGTGACACTGGGCAATAACGTCGTCGCTGGAGCAGGAGCCGTGATCACCAAGTCTTTTGGAGACAATGTCGTTCTAGGTGGGAATCCTGCGCGTGTTATCAAGGAAATCCCAGTAAAAGAAAACTAA
- a CDS encoding lipoprotein, giving the protein MKSKKWTLLATSLTAMVLLAACAQSTTTSNTNATTNSATITSTKTNQSSYFTEKDNDTSYDESTASKIELSGSSANVSGDGVTVSESTVTITKSGTYVISGQSDGVQIKIEADKSADVHLVLKGATMTNTNAAISATSAGHVYLTLAEGATNSLSDSSSNSDEKADAALFSKVDLTINGKGTLNVDGKKNNGIKANDTLHITGGTYNITAVGDAFNVNDELNITGTTMTIDAKEDGVKVDNDEDTSVGTMYLSNNNITVTAGDDGIHASGDLVIDSGTYTVKNSTEGLEGKSITINGGDISIYSTDDGVNAANKNAQQSEIFFTMNGGNLTVEVGQGDTDPIDSNGNITVTGGTIKMTGQTGFDFDGTATYTGGDIYLNGEKQTEIVNSMPGGGGPAPGGQG; this is encoded by the coding sequence ATGAAATCAAAAAAATGGACCCTACTCGCAACGAGTTTAACGGCAATGGTGCTGCTGGCAGCATGTGCCCAGTCAACAACTACATCTAATACCAATGCAACGACAAATAGTGCAACAATAACTTCAACAAAGACAAACCAATCATCCTATTTTACAGAGAAGGACAATGATACCTCTTATGACGAAAGCACAGCCTCTAAGATTGAGTTATCTGGCTCATCAGCAAACGTCTCTGGAGATGGGGTGACAGTCTCTGAATCAACAGTGACCATCACAAAATCTGGGACCTATGTGATTTCAGGTCAGTCTGACGGAGTGCAGATCAAGATCGAGGCAGATAAGTCTGCAGATGTTCACCTAGTCCTAAAAGGTGCGACCATGACCAATACCAATGCAGCGATATCTGCGACATCAGCTGGCCATGTCTACTTGACTCTAGCAGAGGGAGCCACCAACAGTCTCTCTGACTCAAGCTCTAACAGCGACGAAAAAGCTGACGCAGCTCTCTTTTCTAAGGTGGATTTGACCATCAACGGGAAAGGAACTCTCAATGTAGATGGCAAGAAGAACAACGGTATCAAGGCTAATGACACTCTCCACATCACGGGTGGAACCTATAACATCACAGCAGTTGGCGATGCCTTTAATGTTAATGATGAACTCAACATCACTGGTACGACTATGACCATCGATGCCAAAGAAGATGGCGTAAAGGTGGACAATGACGAGGATACTTCAGTCGGAACCATGTACCTATCCAACAACAACATCACCGTTACAGCAGGAGATGATGGCATCCACGCATCAGGTGATTTGGTTATCGATAGTGGTACCTACACCGTCAAGAATTCGACAGAAGGACTTGAAGGTAAGTCCATCACCATCAACGGTGGGGACATTAGCATCTATTCGACAGATGATGGAGTCAATGCAGCTAATAAAAACGCCCAACAGAGTGAAATCTTCTTCACCATGAACGGTGGGAACCTGACAGTAGAAGTCGGCCAAGGAGACACAGACCCAATCGACTCAAACGGCAATATCACGGTCACAGGCGGAACCATTAAAATGACTGGTCAAACAGGTTTTGACTTTGATGGGACAGCGACCTACACAGGTGGAGATATCTATCTCAACGGTGAAAAACAAACGGAAATTGTCAACTCTATGCCTGGAGGTGGCGGTCCAGCCCCTGGCGGACAAGGATAA
- a CDS encoding glycosyl transferase family 2, which yields MKTLLHLQDLVKSFDHQIVLNHVSFELQPGEIIGLIGPSGAGKSTMIKTTLGMEKADGGVALVLNHTMPNRYILGDIGYMAQSDALYETLSGQENLEFFGQLKGLSKKDLKAEIAYIAQVVDLTDYLNKAVSGYSGGMKRRLSLAIALLGNPQLLILDEPTVGIDPSLRKKIWKELFALRDNGVGILVTTHVMNEAELTDKVGLLLGGKIIAFDTPQHLKESYQVSSIEEVFLKAEGE from the coding sequence ATGAAAACATTACTACATTTACAAGATTTAGTAAAATCTTTTGACCATCAAATAGTTCTGAATCATGTCAGCTTTGAATTGCAGCCAGGAGAAATTATAGGCTTAATTGGTCCGTCTGGTGCTGGTAAATCAACTATGATTAAGACTACGTTAGGAATGGAAAAGGCTGATGGAGGCGTAGCTTTAGTGTTAAATCACACTATGCCCAATCGCTATATTTTAGGAGATATTGGCTATATGGCCCAATCAGATGCTTTATACGAGACCTTGTCAGGCCAAGAAAATCTGGAATTTTTTGGTCAGCTAAAGGGGCTTTCTAAAAAAGACCTGAAGGCGGAAATTGCTTATATAGCTCAAGTAGTAGATCTGACAGACTACTTAAACAAGGCGGTATCTGGTTATTCTGGAGGAATGAAACGGCGTTTGTCACTGGCTATCGCGCTTTTAGGAAATCCTCAACTCTTGATTTTGGACGAACCGACAGTTGGAATCGACCCTTCTCTTCGAAAGAAAATCTGGAAAGAATTATTCGCGCTTAGAGACAATGGGGTAGGGATATTAGTTACTACCCATGTTATGAATGAAGCAGAGTTGACGGATAAGGTCGGCTTATTATTAGGCGGAAAAATCATTGCTTTTGATACACCGCAACACTTAAAAGAAAGTTATCAAGTTTCAAGTATTGAAGAAGTATTTTTAAAAGCAGAAGGTGAGTAA
- a CDS encoding antibiotic ABC transporter permease — translation MRTIAIAKKVIKELLRDKRTLALMFIAPVFIMWLMNLMFSASTTVNVKLATQDLPTGLVTKMDELDHVDIETYQDLDQAKEALANEKVDAVISYKDGEYQVDYANTDASKTSMIRQVLRTSIASEGTDQLLSRVKQALPQLDSDAKTPEIKESYQYGDENTSFFTSMIPVLIGFVVFFFVFLISGMALLKERTSGTLERLLATPVKRSEIVYGYMLSYGIIAIFQTAVVVLAAIWLLDVEVVGSILNVIIVNVVLALVALAFGILLSTLAKSEFQMMQFIPLVIMPQLFFSGIIPLSSMGEWAPTVGKFLPLTYSGDAISQIILYGHNLGDILPNLGVLMIFLIILTILNIVGLRRYRKV, via the coding sequence ATGAGAACAATAGCGATTGCAAAAAAAGTCATCAAAGAATTACTTCGTGACAAACGAACTCTAGCCCTGATGTTTATAGCACCTGTTTTTATCATGTGGTTGATGAACCTCATGTTTTCAGCTAGTACAACCGTGAATGTCAAGTTAGCGACACAAGATCTACCAACTGGTTTGGTAACGAAAATGGATGAGCTTGATCATGTGGACATCGAGACTTATCAAGACTTAGATCAGGCCAAAGAAGCGCTAGCAAATGAAAAAGTCGATGCTGTGATTTCTTATAAAGACGGTGAGTATCAGGTCGACTACGCAAATACAGATGCCTCCAAGACATCTATGATACGACAAGTGTTACGAACAAGTATCGCCAGTGAAGGCACCGATCAGTTACTATCTCGTGTCAAACAAGCTCTTCCACAATTGGACTCGGACGCAAAAACACCAGAAATCAAGGAGTCTTATCAGTATGGAGATGAAAATACAAGCTTCTTTACCAGTATGATTCCGGTTTTGATAGGTTTTGTAGTTTTCTTCTTTGTCTTTTTGATTTCAGGTATGGCGCTTTTGAAAGAGCGCACCAGTGGAACACTAGAACGTTTGTTAGCAACACCAGTGAAACGATCTGAAATCGTCTATGGCTATATGTTGTCTTACGGTATTATTGCGATTTTTCAAACGGCAGTTGTCGTCTTAGCAGCAATTTGGCTACTAGATGTAGAAGTTGTAGGAAGTATTTTAAATGTTATAATAGTTAATGTGGTACTGGCTCTTGTAGCACTAGCTTTTGGAATTCTCTTGTCTACTCTAGCAAAATCAGAATTCCAAATGATGCAATTTATTCCTCTCGTGATTATGCCCCAACTTTTTTTCTCAGGAATTATTCCATTGTCATCCATGGGAGAATGGGCTCCAACTGTGGGGAAATTTTTGCCATTAACCTATTCTGGTGATGCAATAAGCCAGATTATTCTTTACGGACACAATCTTGGTGATATTTTGCCAAATCTTGGTGTTTTAATGATTTTCTTGATCATTTTAACAATTCTCAATATTGTTGGATTGCGTCGTTATCGTAAAGTTTAG
- a CDS encoding transcriptional regulator, producing MDKTVFESFEDYLEEANYPQGKKKIMQAAVDLISTRSYHGTSTLHIAERAGLSQATLFKYFKTKDDLLTAILHPVVPSIFGSFFEELLAFETTEERVRYLVHDRMSYLKKNRALMKIILQESFSNKKLKNEQIFIWNAIQDKLRVLHKELLADPRVNPEITIPQMVRICVGPLLAYFAQLYIVSDNGEIKEEDLDLLEKQILGALWK from the coding sequence ATGGATAAGACTGTTTTTGAATCGTTTGAAGATTACTTAGAAGAAGCGAATTACCCTCAAGGAAAGAAAAAAATCATGCAGGCAGCAGTGGATCTCATATCAACTAGGAGTTACCATGGGACCTCAACTCTTCACATAGCTGAGCGTGCTGGACTAAGCCAGGCAACTTTGTTTAAGTATTTTAAGACGAAGGATGATCTACTGACGGCTATTTTACATCCTGTAGTCCCAAGCATTTTCGGTAGTTTTTTTGAGGAACTCTTAGCTTTTGAAACGACAGAAGAGAGGGTTCGTTATCTCGTCCACGATCGTATGAGCTATCTCAAAAAAAATCGTGCTTTGATGAAAATCATTCTGCAGGAGAGTTTTTCAAATAAGAAACTAAAAAATGAACAGATTTTTATCTGGAATGCTATTCAAGATAAACTTCGAGTGCTTCATAAGGAATTGCTAGCAGATCCACGTGTAAATCCAGAGATAACGATTCCTCAAATGGTTCGTATTTGTGTTGGTCCATTGTTGGCTTACTTCGCTCAACTTTATATCGTTAGCGACAACGGAGAAATAAAGGAAGAGGACCTAGACTTATTAGAAAAACAGATTTTGGGTGCTTTGTGGAAATAG
- a CDS encoding phosphorylase: protein MIQKHAIPILEFDDNPQAVLMPTHEGLDLKLPKKCIYAFLEEEIDRYAQEAGADCVGEFVSATKAYPVYVINYKGETICLTQAPVGSAPAAQFMDWLIGYGVEQIISTGTCGVLADIEENAFLVPVRALRDEGTSYHYVAPSRYMEMQIEAVSAIEQVLEQRGIPYEEVMTWTTDGFYRETAEKVAYRKEEGCAVVEMECSALAAVAQLRGVVWGELLFTADSLADLDNYDSRDWGSEAFDKALELCLAIVHHM, encoded by the coding sequence ATGATTCAGAAACATGCGATTCCCATTTTGGAGTTTGATGACAATCCCCAGGCGGTCCTTATGCCAACACATGAGGGATTGGACTTAAAGTTGCCAAAAAAGTGCATCTATGCATTTTTGGAGGAAGAGATTGACCGCTACGCTCAGGAAGCAGGAGCGGACTGTGTTGGTGAGTTCGTTTCTGCCACCAAGGCTTATCCAGTCTATGTCATCAACTACAAGGGTGAGACGATTTGTCTAACCCAGGCGCCCGTGGGTTCTGCCCCAGCTGCCCAGTTTATGGATTGGTTGATTGGCTATGGTGTGGAGCAAATCATTTCCACTGGAACCTGTGGCGTCCTAGCCGATATAGAGGAAAATGCCTTTCTCGTCCCTGTTCGCGCTCTGCGAGATGAGGGGACCAGCTACCATTATGTAGCGCCTTCTCGTTATATGGAGATGCAGATTGAGGCTGTCTCTGCCATTGAGCAAGTTTTGGAGCAAAGAGGCATTCCTTATGAGGAAGTTATGACCTGGACGACAGATGGTTTTTACCGAGAGACGGCTGAAAAGGTTGCCTATCGCAAGGAAGAAGGCTGCGCTGTTGTGGAAATGGAGTGCTCGGCTCTTGCGGCAGTGGCTCAGCTACGTGGTGTTGTCTGGGGAGAATTGCTCTTTACTGCAGATTCCTTAGCGGATCTGGACAACTACGACAGTCGTGACTGGGGCTCAGAAGCTTTTGATAAGGCACTCGAACTCTGTCTTGCCATTGTGCACCACATGTGA
- a CDS encoding potassium transporter Trk produces MLFKSFLEKIKTILGRLSPARRIFLSFALVIFLGSLLLSPPFVQAETSQATYFDHLFTTVSMVCVTGLFTLPVASTYNIWGQLICMILIQIGGLGLMTFIGIFYIQGKQKLSLRGRETIQESFSYGETQSLKDFIRSIFLTTFLVEGIGAFLLSFRFIPEFGWGRGILTSIFLAVSAFCNAGFDNFGSTSLVAFQTDPLINLVIAGLIITGGLGFMVWFDLATQFGKKKKRRLRFHTKLVLFLTAGILLFGTVSTLLIEWNNPGTIGNLSAPEKLLVSFFQTVSMRTAGFASIDYTQARPVTLLIYILQMFLGGAPGGTAGGLKITTFFVLLVFARSELLGLPHANVARRTIEPRTVQKSFSVFIIFLLTFLLGLILLGITAEGNPRFIYLMFETISALATVGVTANLTPELGKIALSIVMLLMFIGRIGPLTLLVSVAEYQPDKKDTIHYMKADITIG; encoded by the coding sequence ATGTTATTCAAATCTTTTTTGGAAAAAATCAAGACGATACTGGGACGCTTGTCGCCAGCCCGTCGCATCTTTTTAAGTTTTGCCCTAGTAATCTTCTTGGGTTCTCTCCTTTTAAGTCCCCCCTTTGTGCAAGCAGAAACGTCACAAGCGACCTACTTTGACCATCTCTTTACGACCGTGTCCATGGTCTGTGTGACAGGGCTTTTCACTCTGCCAGTGGCTTCGACTTATAATATCTGGGGCCAGTTGATCTGTATGATTTTGATCCAGATTGGTGGTTTGGGGCTCATGACCTTTATCGGAATCTTTTATATCCAAGGCAAGCAAAAGCTCAGCCTTCGTGGTCGTGAGACTATTCAAGAAAGTTTCAGTTATGGAGAAACCCAGTCTCTAAAGGACTTCATCCGCTCAATCTTTCTGACGACTTTTTTGGTGGAAGGAATTGGTGCCTTTCTCTTGAGTTTTCGCTTTATCCCCGAATTTGGCTGGGGGCGAGGGATTCTAACCTCTATCTTTTTGGCTGTTTCAGCTTTCTGTAATGCTGGATTTGATAATTTTGGAAGTACGAGTTTGGTAGCCTTTCAAACGGATCCCTTGATCAATCTAGTGATTGCAGGCTTGATTATCACTGGTGGTCTAGGATTTATGGTCTGGTTTGACCTAGCGACCCAGTTTGGGAAGAAGAAAAAACGCCGCCTGCGTTTCCATACCAAGCTGGTTCTCTTTTTAACGGCGGGAATTCTGCTCTTTGGAACAGTATCGACTCTCTTAATTGAGTGGAATAATCCTGGGACGATTGGAAATCTCAGCGCTCCAGAGAAACTGCTGGTTAGTTTCTTCCAGACAGTCAGTATGAGAACGGCAGGCTTTGCTTCCATTGACTACACCCAGGCTAGACCAGTTACCTTACTGATCTACATCTTGCAGATGTTTCTGGGCGGGGCACCTGGAGGGACAGCAGGCGGGCTCAAGATTACGACCTTCTTTGTCTTGTTGGTCTTTGCTCGCAGTGAACTATTGGGCTTGCCTCATGCTAATGTGGCTCGGAGGACCATTGAACCCCGAACCGTACAAAAGTCTTTCAGTGTCTTTATTATCTTCTTGCTAACATTCTTGCTGGGCTTGATCCTACTAGGGATAACAGCAGAGGGAAATCCGCGCTTTATCTACCTCATGTTTGAGACCATTTCAGCCCTTGCGACAGTTGGGGTGACGGCAAATTTAACACCAGAGCTAGGCAAGATAGCCCTCAGTATCGTTATGTTGTTGATGTTTATCGGCCGTATTGGTCCCTTGACACTACTGGTCAGTGTAGCGGAATACCAGCCAGACAAGAAAGATACGATTCACTATATGAAAGCAGATATCACTATTGGATAA
- a CDS encoding potassium transporter Trk — MSDRTIGILGLGIFGSSVLAALAKHDMNIIAIDDHEERINQFEPVLARGVVGDITDEELLLSAGIDTCDTVVVATGENLESSVLAVMHCKSLGVPTVIAKVKSHTAKKVLEKIGADAVISPEFEMGRSLAQTILFHNSVDVFQLDKNVSIVEMKIPQSWAGKSLSQLDLRGRYNLNVLGFRAYENAPLDVQFGPNDLLQADAYIMAVINNQHLDTLAELSE; from the coding sequence ATGTCAGATCGGACAATTGGAATTTTAGGCTTGGGAATTTTTGGGAGCAGTGTTTTGGCTGCTCTAGCCAAGCATGACATGAATATCATTGCTATTGATGACCACGAGGAACGCATTAATCAATTTGAACCTGTGCTGGCGCGTGGGGTAGTTGGAGATATCACGGATGAAGAACTCCTTCTATCAGCGGGGATTGACACCTGTGATACCGTAGTTGTCGCAACGGGTGAAAATCTAGAATCCAGTGTTCTCGCGGTCATGCACTGCAAGAGTCTAGGGGTGCCGACCGTTATTGCCAAGGTCAAAAGTCATACAGCTAAAAAGGTGTTAGAAAAAATTGGCGCGGACGCAGTCATCTCACCAGAGTTTGAAATGGGGCGCTCATTGGCACAGACCATCCTCTTTCATAACAGTGTAGACGTCTTTCAGCTGGACAAGAATGTATCGATTGTCGAGATGAAAATCCCCCAATCATGGGCAGGTAAAAGCCTCAGTCAGTTGGATTTGCGTGGGCGATACAACCTCAACGTACTTGGCTTTCGTGCCTACGAAAATGCTCCTCTGGATGTCCAATTCGGACCCAATGACCTCTTGCAGGCAGATGCCTACATCATGGCCGTCATTAATAACCAACATTTGGATACCCTGGCTGAACTGAGTGAGTAG
- a CDS encoding cell surface protein has product MKFNPNQRYTRWSIRRLSVGVASVVVASGFFVLVGQPSSARADVVNPTPAQVVPDAASVSEKSDLPAEVLKKAVDVALPSEQADSAPKASLDTTSSSEKADATAKEPAVVPKEEVQAQPDSKKQTEDAVKPVESPASTVSGQDREASEAQPATTPAEVQKGVADNTKDTVDVPASYLDKANFPGPFTAGVNQVIPYEFFAGDGMLTRLILKASDKAPWSDNGSAKNPALPPVEKLGKGLYFYEVDLAGTQGKSDKELLDLLKQNGTQSYKATTIKVYGAKDGKPDLTNLVATKDLTVNLNGLTTPAEVQKGVADNTKDTVDVPATYLDKANFPGPFTAGVNQVIPYEFFAGDGMLTRLILKASDKAPWSDNGTAKNPALPPVEKLGKGLYFYEVDLAGTQGKSDKELLDLLKQNGTQSYKATTIKVYGAKDGKPDLTNLVATKDLTVNLNGLTTPNQVKESVVNNVKDMIDVPASYLDKAKVPGPFLAGVNQVIPYEAFGGDGMLTRLLLKASDKAPWSDNGTAKNPALLPLEGLAKGQYFYEVDLNGNTVGKDGQALLDQLRANGTHTYLATVKVYGSKDGKPDLTNLIATRQVTIQLRGKEMATIPSQQGQMNTKPSETGSTGTTEGMMGTNHHMSDMKVDQPASSPMANMMKKDDKAMLPNTGEAKTATAGLGIFGLALAGLVGLLGLTTKRED; this is encoded by the coding sequence ATGAAATTCAATCCAAATCAGAGATATACTCGTTGGTCTATTCGCCGTCTCAGTGTCGGTGTTGCTTCAGTTGTTGTAGCTAGTGGCTTCTTTGTCCTAGTTGGTCAACCAAGTTCTGCACGTGCTGATGTCGTCAATCCGACTCCTGCCCAAGTCGTGCCAGACGCTGCTTCGGTGAGTGAAAAGAGCGACTTACCAGCAGAGGTTCTCAAAAAAGCAGTCGATGTAGCTCTTCCTTCAGAACAAGCAGACTCAGCACCTAAAGCAAGCTTGGATACGACAAGCTCTTCAGAAAAAGCGGACGCAACTGCTAAAGAGCCTGCAGTAGTGCCAAAAGAAGAAGTGCAAGCACAACCTGACTCTAAGAAACAAACAGAAGATGCAGTTAAACCTGTGGAAAGTCCTGCGTCTACGGTTTCTGGACAAGACCGTGAAGCCAGTGAAGCGCAACCAGCGACCACTCCAGCTGAAGTGCAAAAAGGTGTGGCTGACAACACCAAAGACACAGTAGATGTTCCAGCTAGCTACCTTGACAAAGCCAACTTCCCAGGTCCATTCACAGCTGGTGTCAACCAAGTCATTCCATACGAATTCTTCGCTGGTGACGGCATGCTGACTCGTCTTATCTTGAAAGCATCTGATAAGGCTCCATGGTCCGACAACGGCTCAGCTAAAAACCCTGCTCTCCCACCAGTAGAGAAATTGGGCAAAGGCCTTTACTTCTACGAAGTAGACTTGGCCGGAACCCAAGGCAAATCTGACAAAGAGTTGCTTGATCTCTTGAAACAAAATGGTACTCAAAGCTATAAAGCTACTACTATCAAGGTGTACGGTGCGAAAGACGGCAAGCCTGACTTAACTAACCTCGTAGCAACTAAAGATTTGACTGTTAATTTGAATGGCTTGACCACTCCAGCTGAAGTCCAAAAAGGTGTGGCTGACAATACCAAAGATACAGTAGATGTCCCAGCCACTTACTTGGACAAGGCTAACTTCCCAGGACCATTTACAGCTGGTGTCAATCAAGTCATTCCATATGAATTCTTCGCTGGAGACGGCATGTTAACTCGTCTTATCTTGAAAGCATCCGATAAGGCTCCATGGTCAGACAACGGAACAGCTAAAAATCCTGCTCTCCCACCAGTAGAGAAATTGGGCAAAGGTCTTTACTTCTATGAAGTAGACTTGGCAGGCACCCAAGGAAAATCAGATAAAGAGCTGCTTGACCTCTTGAAACAAAATGGTACTCAAAGCTATAAAGCTACTACTATCAAGGTGTACGGTGCGAAAGACGGCAAGCCTGACTTGACTAATCTGGTAGCGACTAAAGATTTGACTGTTAATTTGAATGGTTTGACCACACCAAATCAGGTTAAAGAGTCTGTTGTTAACAATGTCAAAGACATGATTGATGTTCCAGCTAGCTACCTTGATAAGGCTAAGGTTCCTGGACCTTTCTTGGCCGGCGTCAACCAAGTTATTCCGTACGAAGCTTTTGGTGGAGATGGTATGTTGACTCGCCTCTTGTTAAAAGCTTCAGACAAAGCTCCATGGTCAGACAACGGAACAGCTAAAAATCCTGCCCTATTGCCACTTGAAGGCTTGGCTAAAGGTCAATATTTCTACGAAGTGGATTTGAATGGCAATACGGTTGGCAAAGATGGTCAGGCCTTGCTGGATCAACTTCGAGCTAACGGAACCCATACATATCTAGCTACTGTTAAAGTCTATGGATCTAAAGATGGCAAACCTGATTTGACCAATCTGATTGCTACTCGTCAAGTAACGATTCAGCTTCGTGGAAAAGAAATGGCGACAATACCATCTCAACAAGGTCAGATGAATACGAAGCCTTCTGAAACAGGCTCTACAGGTACGACTGAGGGTATGATGGGTACAAATCACCATATGTCAGATATGAAAGTAGATCAACCAGCTTCTAGCCCAATGGCTAATATGATGAAAAAAGATGATAAAGCGATGTTACCAAATACTGGGGAAGCTAAAACGGCTACAGCTGGCCTTGGTATCTTTGGTCTAGCCTTGGCAGGTCTTGTTGGACTTTTGGGTTTGACAACCAAACGAGAAGATTAA
- a CDS encoding transcriptional regulator translates to MKKTILLVDDEIDILDIQNRYLLQAGYDVLVAHDGKEGLELFRKKSIDLIITDIMMPNMDGYDFISEVQYIAPDQPFLFTTAKTSEQDKIYGLSLGADDFIVKPFSPRELVLRVNNILRRLSRGGETEQIEFGDLVINHVTHEVRIGEQPLELTVKSFELLWILASNPERVFSKTELYEKVWQEDYVDDTNTLNVHIHALRQELTKYTNSNAPAIKTVWGLGYKMERPRGRK, encoded by the coding sequence ATGAAAAAGACAATTTTGCTGGTTGATGATGAGATAGATATTTTAGATATTCAAAACCGCTATCTTTTACAAGCAGGTTACGATGTTTTGGTCGCCCATGATGGTAAGGAGGGATTAGAACTTTTCAGAAAAAAATCTATTGACCTTATTATCACAGATATCATGATGCCCAATATGGATGGCTATGATTTTATCAGTGAAGTTCAGTATATCGCTCCGGATCAACCCTTCCTCTTTACAACTGCTAAGACAAGCGAACAGGATAAGATTTATGGATTAAGTTTGGGGGCAGATGATTTTATAGTCAAACCCTTTAGCCCACGCGAATTGGTTTTAAGAGTGAATAATATCTTGCGTCGCCTTAGCCGTGGAGGAGAGACAGAACAGATCGAGTTTGGTGACTTGGTAATCAACCATGTGACTCATGAGGTCCGCATTGGGGAGCAACCTTTGGAATTGACAGTAAAATCCTTTGAACTTCTATGGATATTAGCCAGCAATCCCGAGAGAGTCTTTTCAAAGACGGAACTTTACGAGAAGGTATGGCAAGAGGACTATGTGGATGATACCAATACACTCAATGTTCATATCCATGCTTTGAGGCAAGAGTTGACCAAGTATACAAATTCAAATGCTCCTGCTATCAAAACTGTCTGGGGTTTGGGCTATAAGATGGAAAGACCAAGAGGTAGAAAATGA